The DNA sequence CTGCGCTTTTAGCCCGTCTATTCCATGATACCAGTCGTGATTTCCCGGAATAACGAGCGTTTTTCCTTTGAAATTCTTTGTAATGGAAAGCTGTTTTTCCATTTTATCTTTGGCCAGGGGATAATCTTTGTCCTTTTCTTTAGGCATTCCTGAAGGATAGATGTTGTCACCAAGAAAAATAAGCATAGAGTTCTTATCTGCCGAATCCAGCTGAGTTTTCAAGAGATTGAGCGTCTGCTTTCCCTGAGCTTCATCGGGGTTACCAGCATCTCCGACTAAGAAAATCTTAAAATCATTTTCAGATTTTATATTAGAATTTTTAGCTTCCAGTAAGTTTTTGCCTTTTTTTACGTTATAGGTAGCACAAGAATACAGGACTCCTGACACCAACAAGAACCTAAATGGAACAGAAATTATTTTTAAATGAGTTTTAAAGGATAAATTCATAAATTTACATTAACAAAAATTCAGTAATGGATATTTTACAAAAAGCTAAAAATTATGTTGAAATCTTATTCAAAGATAAGTTATCTTCTGTATATTTCTATCATAATTTTATTCATACCACGTATACGGTTAATAAAGCCGAAGAAATAATGAAAAATACTCCGGTCTCTAAGGAAGATCAGGAGAAAGTAATATTGGCACTTTGGTTTCATGATACGGGATATATAGAATGCGCACAGAATCATGAAGAGAAAGGCGTTGAGATTATGAAAAATTTTCTGATTAATGAAAATTATCCGGAAAATTATATCGAAGATGTCTCTCGCTTGATTCTGGCAACAAAAATCAATTACGAGCCTCAGAATTTACTGGAGAAAATAGCTAAGGATGCTGATTGCAGTCACTTTGCCAGTCATGATTACAACGATATTTCTGATGCTCTGAGAAAGGAGTGGGAACTTACCAATGTTCGATGCTTTTCCAATGACGAGTGGAATTCCGGAAATCTTGATATGCTGAAAAATAAGCATCAATATTACACGGACTATGCCAAAGAAAATTGGGAACCTTTAAAGCAGAAGAATATCAAAAAAATTGAGAAAAAGCTGGAAAAAGAAGAGGATAAAAAAATGAATTCTGAAGCTAAAGAAAGTAAAAAGGAACCAAAGGAAAAAGAACCGAAGTCAGACAGGAGTGTAGATACACTATTCAGAGTTACCTTAAACAATCACACCCGGTTGAGTGATATTGCGGATAGTAAAGCAAACATCTTACTTTCTGTAAATGCAATTATTATTTCAGTCTGTTTGTCTGTATTGGTTCCAAAATTAGATGCTCCTAAAAATGCACATCTGATCATTCCAAGTTTTCTTTTGTTGATCTCAAGTGTAATGACCATTATTTTTGCCATATTATCCACAAAGCCTAATGTTACAAAGACCAGGTTTACGAATCAGGATATTCAGAACAGAAAAGTGAATCTTTTATTCTTTGGAAATTTTCATCAAATGATTTTTGATGATTATCATAATGCAATGAAGGATCTTATTAAAGACAGGGATTACATTTATGATTCTATGGTAAAAGATTTATATTATCTGGGTAAAGTTTTAGATAGAAAGTATAAGCTTTTATCAATCACTTATCAGATTTTTATGGCAGGAATTATTATTTCTGTACTTTCTTTTGCATTTGCATTCCTTACGCTTTAATTTTTAAATTGTATAGGAGATGATTGTAAGGCAGCGTACCAATTGGCTTAAAATGTTATTTATATGGCGGGGTTCAGTGTTGAAGAAAATAATTGTTCAGCTTATTGCGATTACGTTGTTTTCTATTGGAGTTTATTTTTTCAAAGGAAAAATATATGATTACAAAGTTCATTTAAATCCTACCATTTTTACATTGATAGGTTTGGCGTTGGCCATTTTTATGGGATTTTGTAATTCAGCGAGTTATGATCGTTTCTGGGAAGGACGGAAGCTTTGGGGGTTATTAGTCATAGAAACCAGGTCACTAACCAGACAGATACTATCTTACGTTAATGATTCTTCGACGCAGGCATTGGATGAAAAAAAGGAGATTGTAAAAATGATCTCTGCTTTTTCCTGGTCTTTAAATTATCAGTTACGTGATAAATCAGGAACAGAGCATCTTTCCAGACTGCTTTCCCCGGAACAGGTGGAACAACTTAAAAACAAAAAATTTATTCCGAGCATTATCCTGGGCTTCATCGCCGATTGGCTGAAAGTGCAGAATAAAAAAGGAAATATGGATACCATTGTAATGGCATCAATGGATCAGCAACTCAATCAGTTTTCCAATATTTCAGGAGGTTGTGAGAGGATCTATAACACTCCTTTACCTTTTGCTTACAGTGTTCTTTTACACCGTACCGTTTATCTTTATTGTTTCTGGCTGCCATTTGGTTTGGTCGATAGCCTGGGTTGGA is a window from the Chryseobacterium sp. T16E-39 genome containing:
- a CDS encoding Pycsar system effector family protein — encoded protein: MDILQKAKNYVEILFKDKLSSVYFYHNFIHTTYTVNKAEEIMKNTPVSKEDQEKVILALWFHDTGYIECAQNHEEKGVEIMKNFLINENYPENYIEDVSRLILATKINYEPQNLLEKIAKDADCSHFASHDYNDISDALRKEWELTNVRCFSNDEWNSGNLDMLKNKHQYYTDYAKENWEPLKQKNIKKIEKKLEKEEDKKMNSEAKESKKEPKEKEPKSDRSVDTLFRVTLNNHTRLSDIADSKANILLSVNAIIISVCLSVLVPKLDAPKNAHLIIPSFLLLISSVMTIIFAILSTKPNVTKTRFTNQDIQNRKVNLLFFGNFHQMIFDDYHNAMKDLIKDRDYIYDSMVKDLYYLGKVLDRKYKLLSITYQIFMAGIIISVLSFAFAFLTL
- a CDS encoding bestrophin family protein, giving the protein MIVRQRTNWLKMLFIWRGSVLKKIIVQLIAITLFSIGVYFFKGKIYDYKVHLNPTIFTLIGLALAIFMGFCNSASYDRFWEGRKLWGLLVIETRSLTRQILSYVNDSSTQALDEKKEIVKMISAFSWSLNYQLRDKSGTEHLSRLLSPEQVEQLKNKKFIPSIILGFIADWLKVQNKKGNMDTIVMASMDQQLNQFSNISGGCERIYNTPLPFAYSVLLHRTVYLYCFWLPFGLVDSLGWMMPLIVLLISYTFIALDAIIQEIGEPFGEEENDLALNSICRTIEFSIFEQAGIPQGELKKPDTYFVD